A single region of the Epinephelus fuscoguttatus linkage group LG14, E.fuscoguttatus.final_Chr_v1 genome encodes:
- the sertad4 gene encoding SERTA domain-containing protein 4: MTLVLSMNPFLDPEGDPPLSTYQPIWESERCTKSCLSSPAPPCSSEEQFTQEPPCRRVPDHVSVSRIAYFKRKFVDDDDEPPFSFRTYCQTVAPVLEERAHVLRLSLEKMRFIDDPEAFLRRSVLVNNLLRRLRAEILLQSTDWCFPPSPAFTTGPCVPAPSTNPAHQALHGAVPTRICLAPQAGPPFRKRFRMVRGGQGDLRPDCAQTCCCIYAAAAAAGHYLHLPFSMYDAALSTCPSTPHSSSFFQLASHSKLGLTVAIEEHDDEDEDVDEEEENEEEEEEEEEDDRREAGPSLDVVKDKSSQKSRTRTLLGHAHTRTEEDSCMTDRVEEEEEGEQEEEEEEEEEEGQVVRPCHWDSTATERELHKVSFWHRRAHRQ; encoded by the exons ATGACCCTAGTTTTGTCCATGAATCCTTTCCTGGACCCAGAGGGAGACCCTCCGCTCTCCACATATCAGCCCATATGGGAATCAGAGCGTTGCACTAAGAGTTGCCTGTCGAGTCCTGCCCCACCATGCAGCTCTGAGGAGCAATTTACACAAG AACCCCCCTGCAGGAGAGTTCCTGATCATGTTTCAGTATCAAGGATTGCATACTTCAAGAGGAAGTTTGTTGATGATGACGATGAGCCCCCCTTTAGCTTCAGGACGTACTGCCAGACT GTTGCACCCGTGTTGGAGGAGCGCGCCCATGTGCTGCGCCTCTCCCTGGAGAAGATGCGGTTCATTGACGACCCTGAAGCCTTCCTCCGACGCTCCGTTCTTGTCAACAACCTCCTCCGGCGCCTGCGAGCTGAGATTCTGCTTCAGAGTACTGACTGGTGCTTCCCACCCAGCCCTGCGTTTACCACTGGCCCCTGTGTCCCAGCACCCAGCACTAACCCTGCTCACCAGGCACTCCACGGAGCAGTACCCACCAGAATCTGCTTAGCACCCCAAGCCGGACCGCCCTTCCGTAAGCGCTTCCGAATGGTCCGTGGTGGACAGGGGGATCTGCGCCCTGACTGTGCCCAGACATGCTGTTGCATCTACGCAGCAGCGGCCGCTGCAGGACACTACCTCCACCTCCCGTTCTCCATGTACGACGCAGCACTCTCAACCTGCCCGTCCACACCAcactcctcctctttttttcagCTAGCTAGCCATAGTAAGTTAGGGCTGACAGTGGCCATAGAAGAgcatgatgatgaggatgaagatgttgatgaggaggaggaaaatgaagaggaggaagaggaagaagaagaggatgatAGAAGAGAAGCTGGGCCTTCCCTTGATGTTGTTAAAGACAAGTCAAGCCAGAAAAGTAGGACTAGGACCTTGCTGGGTCACGCACACACAAGGACAGAGGAGGACAGCTGCATGACAGATAGggtagaagaggaggaggagggagagcaggaagaggaagaggaggaggaggaggaagaggggcaGGTTGTGAGACCTTGTCATTGGGACTCTACTGCCACAGAAAGGGAGCTCCACAAGGTGAGCTTTTGGCACCGCAGAGCTCATAGACAATGA